CATCCACATCACCACCTTAAAGTTAGTTACGACTCTATATAGAGTTCTCCGTGATGATATTAATACAGGTTAAGTTGGCATAAACAATATAAGGCAGAAGAGCAATAACCCTTCTGTATGAAGCCTCAGATGCGAAGGGTTGTGAAACTGGGAAGATCGACACTAGCGGTGACGCTGCCGAAAGAGTGGGTCGAAGCGGTGAAGCTGAAGAAAGGAGATTATGTTTTGGCCGAAGAGGGGGAAGAGAACGCGCTGAGAATATCTAAGCTAAAAGAGAAGTTCTACACTGCACCGAAAGTCTGTGTAATAAATGTAGACTCTATCAGATCCAAGACTCTTCTCGACAGATTGATTATAGGAGCTTATAACGTGGGGCACGAACTGATTTGGTTACAGTCTCGGCGAGGCTTTAAACCCGAGCAGATGATTGAAGTAAATAAGGTTCTGCAGAAGCTCGTCGGTCTGCACATTGTCGAGCAGACAGAGAACATAGTGTTGCTTCAAAGCCTCGCTGACCCTAGTAAGCCTTCACTTGATAATTCAATAAGAAGGCTACATCTACTAACCTACTCTATGCTCGATAACATCGTGCGCGCCCTTAATGAGTGGGATAAGAGCCTTTTAGAGAATGTTTTGTTTACTGGAGGTGAATGCGACAAGATCTATTGGCTGATAATAAGGCAGCTTCTCACTGCTGTAAGCGACAAATCCGTATCTGAAAGTTTGGGTGTAAAGTCTTATCTCTGGCTTGTCGGGAACAGAGCGGTAGTCAGGATTCTCAAGACGTTGATTAGGCATAATGAGAGTATTTGTAAATGGGTTATGAAGATGATAGAACACGGCGTCAAACCAGACAAAGAGACTTTAAGTAAAGTTATGGATTTAGGTAGATATGTCCTACAAACTCAGACGGATACGATAGAAGCTTTGCTTGTGCGAGATATAGAAAAGGCAAACAGCATCATAGATGAAGTTATTGAGAAGGCTGAGGATATAGATGCGATGGTTGTTAACATGACCAGCGCCGTAGCCGATGAAATCG
Above is a window of Nitrososphaerota archaeon DNA encoding:
- a CDS encoding phosphate uptake regulator PhoU, with the protein product MKPQMRRVVKLGRSTLAVTLPKEWVEAVKLKKGDYVLAEEGEENALRISKLKEKFYTAPKVCVINVDSIRSKTLLDRLIIGAYNVGHELIWLQSRRGFKPEQMIEVNKVLQKLVGLHIVEQTENIVLLQSLADPSKPSLDNSIRRLHLLTYSMLDNIVRALNEWDKSLLENVLFTGGECDKIYWLIIRQLLTAVSDKSVSESLGVKSYLWLVGNRAVVRILKTLIRHNESICKWVMKMIEHGVKPDKETLSKVMDLGRYVLQTQTDTIEALLVRDIEKANSIIDEVIEKAEDIDAMVVNMTSAVADEIVKAALLNVIAELKCSILDMKSIAEIAINRGTEESGSYITIESGVRSEETSLRESVSKGSR